Part of the Armatimonadota bacterium genome is shown below.
ACGCGACCCCAAGGGCTACAACCGCGAACGGCGTGACCGCATCGCCGAACTTTACAAAGGCATGTTGGCCGAAGGGCCGGTGGCATGATGGAACGGATCCACGTCCCTGTCATGGCCCGCGAGGTGATGGAGGTCCTGCCGCTGGGGCCCGGCGCGACAGCGGTGGATGGCACTTTGGGGCTGGCTGGCCACGCGCTGATGATGGCTTCGCGCATCGCTCCTGGGGGCATGCTCATCGGTCTCGATTGGGATGAAGAGATGCTCCGCGAGGCGGAGACGAGGCTGGCTGGAGTGGAGAATGTGGAAGTCCGTTTGTTCCACACCGACTACCGTGGCTTGCGAGACTGTTTGGTCAGTGCGTGCTCGGGGGCAGGACGCGCACCGGTTGCGGATGCGGTCCTGCTCGATTTGGGTTTGAACAATGCCCAGATCGAAGACCCGGCCCGCGGAATTTCGTTCCGCAACGAGGGCGACCTGGATATGCGCATGGATCGGTCTCGTGGCGAACCGGCCAGCGCCCTGCTCAACCGGATCTCCCCCCTTGAATTGGAGAAAGCGCTTTGGGAATTCGGTGATGAGCGCTGGGCGCGCAAGAT
Proteins encoded:
- the rsmH gene encoding 16S rRNA (cytosine(1402)-N(4))-methyltransferase RsmH, which translates into the protein MERIHVPVMAREVMEVLPLGPGATAVDGTLGLAGHALMMASRIAPGGMLIGLDWDEEMLREAETRLAGVENVEVRLFHTDYRGLRDCLVSACSGAGRAPVADAVLLDLGLNNAQIEDPARGISFRNEGDLDMRMDRSRGEPASALLNRISPLELEKALWEFGDERWARKIAQVVVERRKRSPLRTTADLVDCVLAAIPSAKRDKRIHPATRTFQAVRILVNGELDDLEGALLDAGLCLAVGGVMAVLSYHSGEDRAAKSAIKTLVAGGNFESIYKKPLRPQPDEVASNNKARSAALRAVRRVKEDQTA